From Bosea sp. NBC_00550, the proteins below share one genomic window:
- a CDS encoding DUF2585 domain-containing protein, translating into MALAESLSSGAPSARRSWAPNRLGPVALVLLAALLIAVAAGILLWMGREPICKCGNIKLWQGTVMSSENSQHITDWYTFSHIIHGFLFYGLFWLIRRLTGLPISFGLALLLSIIVESAWEITENTDAVINHYRSATISLDYYGDSVLNSVSDILSMVLGFIIARLAPVWLTVTSALAMELIVGWLIRDNLTLNVIMLLWPMDWIKAWQGGA; encoded by the coding sequence ATGGCGCTTGCTGAATCGCTTTCTTCCGGGGCACCGTCCGCGCGCAGGAGCTGGGCGCCCAATCGCCTCGGGCCCGTAGCGCTCGTCCTGCTGGCTGCGCTGCTGATCGCCGTGGCGGCGGGCATCCTGCTCTGGATGGGGCGCGAGCCGATCTGCAAATGCGGGAATATCAAGCTCTGGCAGGGCACGGTGATGTCCTCCGAGAACTCCCAGCACATCACGGACTGGTACACCTTCTCGCACATCATCCACGGCTTCCTGTTCTACGGCCTGTTCTGGCTGATCCGCCGTCTCACCGGCCTGCCGATCTCGTTTGGCCTCGCGCTGCTGCTGTCCATCATCGTCGAGAGCGCCTGGGAGATCACCGAGAACACCGATGCGGTGATCAACCACTACCGCTCGGCGACGATCTCGCTCGACTATTACGGCGACAGCGTGCTGAACTCGGTCAGCGACATCCTCTCGATGGTGCTTGGTTTCATCATCGCCCGGCTGGCGCCGGTCTGGCTGACGGTGACGAGCGCGCTGGCGATGGAGCTGATCGTCGGCTGGCTGATCCGCGACAACCTCACCCTCAACGTCATCATGCTGCTCTGGCCGATGGACTGGATCAAAGCCTGGCAAGGCGGAGCTTGA
- a CDS encoding GIY-YIG nuclease family protein gives MPFHVYLLASGQHGTLYLGVTRDLARRVHEHKTKAYRGFSRKYGVDRLVWYEEHATAADAIDREKDIKKWRRDWKVRLIEEQNPLWSDLYPLLAQ, from the coding sequence TTGCCCTTTCACGTCTACCTGCTTGCGAGCGGCCAGCATGGAACCCTCTATCTCGGCGTGACCCGCGATCTCGCTCGGCGTGTTCACGAGCACAAGACCAAGGCTTACCGTGGCTTCTCCCGCAAATACGGCGTCGACAGGCTGGTTTGGTACGAGGAGCATGCGACGGCCGCCGATGCGATCGACCGCGAAAAGGACATCAAGAAGTGGCGTCGCGACTGGAAAGTCAGGTTGATCGAAGAACAGAATCCGCTTTGGAGCGATCTCTACCCGCTTCTGGCGCAATAA
- the glcE gene encoding glycolate oxidase subunit GlcE, translating to MTIHTPTTEAQACAVVKSVIDSRVPLTLRGGGTRAGLGRPAQAESTLSSAGLTGITLYEPAEMVIAARAGTPLALVQETLAERGQMLPFEPMDHRALFGTEGEPTIGAVAACNISGPRRINAGAARDSLIGIRLINGRGEMIKSGGRVMKNVTGLDLVKLVSGSHGTLGFLTEVTFRVLPKPERIVTLRWSGLSDEQGIALLAKALGSPFEPMAAAHLPASLAGEAAQTLLRLENFSDSIEYRAGELALLMLGEYGLPDRLEGAEPTELWSDIRDAGVFAGTTEAVWRLSLAPTNGPKAVAAIARTMPDARWFYDWGGGLVWLATSADGDAGAAAIRDALKPFGGHATLVRAPDAVRAVVDVFQPLAAPLMRVTAGIKKSFDPAGIFEPGRMYAGI from the coding sequence GTGACCATCCACACTCCCACCACCGAGGCGCAGGCCTGCGCCGTCGTGAAATCCGTGATCGATTCCCGCGTGCCTCTCACCTTGCGCGGCGGCGGCACGCGCGCAGGCCTTGGGCGGCCGGCCCAGGCGGAAAGCACCTTGTCCAGTGCTGGCCTCACCGGCATCACGCTCTATGAGCCGGCCGAGATGGTCATCGCCGCCCGGGCCGGCACGCCGCTCGCGTTGGTGCAGGAGACGCTCGCCGAGCGCGGCCAGATGCTGCCCTTCGAGCCGATGGATCATCGCGCGCTCTTCGGCACCGAGGGCGAGCCGACGATCGGCGCCGTCGCGGCCTGCAATATATCCGGGCCGCGCCGGATCAATGCAGGCGCCGCGCGGGATTCCCTGATCGGCATCCGCCTGATCAACGGCCGCGGCGAGATGATCAAATCCGGCGGGCGGGTGATGAAGAACGTCACCGGCCTCGACCTGGTGAAGCTCGTTTCCGGCAGCCACGGCACGCTCGGCTTCCTCACCGAGGTCACCTTCCGCGTGCTGCCGAAGCCGGAGCGCATCGTCACGCTGCGATGGTCCGGCCTCTCGGACGAGCAGGGCATCGCGCTGCTTGCGAAGGCGCTGGGCTCGCCTTTCGAGCCGATGGCGGCTGCCCATCTGCCGGCAAGTCTCGCAGGCGAGGCCGCGCAAACGCTGCTGAGGCTGGAGAACTTCTCGGACTCGATCGAATACCGCGCCGGCGAGCTCGCGCTGTTGATGCTCGGCGAATACGGCCTGCCGGATCGTCTGGAGGGAGCGGAGCCGACCGAGCTTTGGAGCGATATCCGCGACGCCGGCGTCTTCGCTGGAACGACGGAGGCCGTGTGGCGACTCTCGCTCGCGCCGACGAACGGGCCGAAGGCGGTGGCTGCGATCGCCCGCACGATGCCGGACGCGCGCTGGTTCTACGATTGGGGCGGCGGGCTGGTCTGGCTCGCCACCTCTGCGGACGGCGATGCCGGCGCGGCAGCGATCCGCGACGCGCTGAAGCCGTTCGGCGGCCATGCCACGCTGGTGCGCGCGCCCGATGCGGTGCGTGCCGTTGTCGACGTGTTCCAGCCGCTGGCCGCGCCGCTGATGCGGGTCACGGCCGGCATCAAGAAGAGCTTCGACCCGGCCGGCATCTTCGAGCCCGGCCGGATGTATGCGGGGATCTGA